From Pseudorca crassidens isolate mPseCra1 chromosome 7, mPseCra1.hap1, whole genome shotgun sequence, a single genomic window includes:
- the PLPP6 gene encoding polyisoprenoid diphosphate/phosphate phosphohydrolase PLPP6 — translation MPSPRRNAEGRPLAACAPSSSGSPAHGGGGGRFEFQSLLSSRAPGTDPTCARLRASESPVHRRGSFPLAGAGCSPALPSPLPEEDRMDLNPSFLGIALRSLLAIDLWLSKKLGVCAGESSSWGSVRPLMKLLEISGHGIPWLLGTLYCLSRSDSWAGREVLMNLLFSLLLDLLLVALIKGLVRRRRPAHNQMDMFFTLSVDKYSFPSGHATRAALVSRFILNHLVLAIPLRVLVVLWAFILGLSRVMLGRHNVTDVAFGFFLGYMQYSIVDYCWLSPHNAPVLFVLWNQP, via the coding sequence ATGCCGAGCCCCCGGAGGAACGCCGAGGGACGCCCGCTAGCCGCCTGCGCCCCGAGCAGCAGCGGCAGCCCGGCccatggcggcggcggcggcaggttCGAGTTCCAGTCCCTGCTCAGCAGCCGCGCGCCGGGCACCGACCCCACCTGCGCCCGGCTCCGCGCGTCCGAGAGCCCAGTGCACCGCCGCGGCTCGTTCCCCCTGGCCGGGGCGGGCTGCTCGCCGGCGCTCCCGTCCCCGCTGCCCGAGGAGGACCGCATGGACCTGAACCCGTCCTTCCTGGGCATCGCCCTGCGCTCCCTGCTGGCCATCGACCTGTGGCTGTCTAAGAAGCTGGGGGTGTGTGCGGGGGAGAGCTCATCCTGGGGCAGCGTGCGGCCCCTTATGAAATTGCTGGAGATCTCGGGACACGGCATCCCCTGGCTGCTGGGCACCCTCTACTGCCTGTCCAGGAGCGACAGCTGGGCCGGGCGAGAGGTGCTGATGAACCTGCTCTTCTCCCTGCTGTTGGACCTGCTGCTGGTGGCCCTGATCAAGGGGCTGGTCCGCAGGCGCCGCCCGGCCCACAACCAGATGGACATGTTTTTCACCCTTTCGGTGGACAAGTACTCCTTCCCTTCGGGCCATGCCACCAGGGCCGCCCTGGTCTCACGGTTCATCCTGAACCACCTAGTGCTGGCCATTCCACTGAGGGTGCTCGTGGTACTGTGGGCCTTCATCTTGGGCCTCTCCAGGGTCATGCTGGGGCGGCACAATGTCACCGACGTGGCTTTTGGCTTTTTTCTGGGCTACATGCAGTACAGCATCGTGGACTACTGCTGGCTTTCACCGCACAATGCTCCAGTCCTCTTTGTACTGTGGAACCAACCATGA